Proteins encoded together in one Anaerococcus murdochii window:
- a CDS encoding DUF7916 family protein, which produces MKRLISSNASDLCAYTAKELKQSIKASEGRTVCAENVAVREAFIGDITGAEIATAFGADLILLNAVDVQEPKLAGIENQSDFVNELKKLVGRPIGVNLEPVDPDAKMMENTLAISKGRTVNKDSLDALDKLGMDFLCLTGNPGTGVTNKTISEAIKLAKENFSGLIIAGKMHSSGVDEPVTSKETIETFIRAGADIILVPAVGTVPGFDSDDLKEAVKVAHANDALVMTAIGTSQEGSSKETIRQIAIANKICGVDIQHIGDAGYGGLAPVENIFELSLAIRGIRHTVSMVARSVNR; this is translated from the coding sequence ATGAAAAGATTAATAAGTTCTAACGCCTCAGACCTATGTGCCTATACTGCGAAGGAACTCAAACAAAGTATCAAGGCAAGCGAAGGCAGGACAGTCTGCGCAGAAAATGTTGCCGTCAGAGAAGCCTTCATAGGAGATATAACCGGAGCAGAAATTGCAACAGCCTTTGGCGCCGACCTCATCCTCCTAAACGCAGTTGATGTCCAAGAACCAAAGCTAGCCGGTATTGAAAACCAATCCGATTTTGTAAATGAACTAAAAAAACTTGTCGGTAGACCTATCGGAGTTAACCTCGAACCAGTAGACCCAGATGCCAAAATGATGGAAAATACCCTAGCTATTTCCAAGGGCAGGACTGTAAACAAAGATAGTTTAGATGCCCTTGATAAGCTTGGCATGGACTTTTTATGCCTAACAGGCAATCCTGGCACAGGCGTTACCAACAAAACCATATCTGAAGCCATAAAACTAGCCAAGGAAAATTTCTCAGGCCTAATTATAGCAGGTAAGATGCACTCATCAGGAGTTGACGAACCTGTAACCAGCAAGGAAACCATAGAAACCTTCATCAGGGCAGGCGCAGATATAATCCTAGTTCCAGCAGTCGGCACAGTTCCAGGATTTGACAGCGATGATCTCAAAGAAGCTGTAAAAGTTGCCCATGCCAACGATGCCCTAGTAATGACAGCTATCGGCACCAGCCAAGAAGGCTCTAGCAAGGAAACAATCAGACAAATCGCTATCGCCAACAAAATCTGTGGCGTAGATATCCAACACATAGGAGATGCCGGCTACGGAGGCCTTGCCCCAGTAGAAAACATCTTCGAACTAAGCCTAGCCATCAGAGGCATCAGACACACAGTATCCATGGTTGCAAGGTCTGTTAATAGGTAA
- a CDS encoding Sapep family Mn(2+)-dependent dipeptidase produces the protein MKEKIDQMIDSLKDDLISELREVIKIPSKKGKATSDAPYGEACKKVLEKIIEITGKKGFATKNVDNHMAYCSIGEGDDYVCAMGHLDVVDEMPGWKYPPFAGEIHENRMYSRGALDNKGPIMAAFYGLYALKKLGVNFNKEFRIVFGSDEESGMADLKYYLTKEKPPIMGFSPDNKFPAIYGERARAKVALRGDFDHFEDFLNKKIFAGDPIINLGINISDQDFGRMILRGKKIFRDKDEYGIEFSLSMPICDKDYVLKQIEENALGLKVSLISYEKAFLEDKNSALVRILNDAYNDFVGANEKPTTTTGMTYAHFCPNIIPFGPSFPGQNGIAHLPNEWMDIDDLIKCAKIYAYAFYKINENFNKGE, from the coding sequence ATGAAAGAAAAGATTGACCAAATGATCGATTCCCTAAAGGACGATCTAATTTCCGAACTAAGAGAAGTAATAAAAATTCCAAGCAAAAAGGGGAAAGCCACATCTGATGCTCCCTACGGCGAAGCTTGCAAAAAAGTTTTAGAAAAAATAATTGAAATCACTGGCAAAAAGGGTTTTGCCACCAAAAACGTAGACAACCACATGGCCTATTGTTCAATTGGTGAAGGCGATGACTATGTTTGCGCCATGGGCCACCTAGATGTAGTCGATGAAATGCCAGGCTGGAAATACCCTCCTTTTGCCGGAGAAATCCACGAAAACAGGATGTACTCAAGGGGCGCTCTAGACAACAAGGGCCCAATCATGGCAGCCTTTTACGGCCTATATGCCCTAAAAAAATTAGGTGTAAACTTCAACAAGGAATTTAGGATTGTCTTTGGCTCTGATGAAGAAAGTGGCATGGCAGACCTCAAATATTACCTTACCAAGGAAAAACCACCTATAATGGGCTTTTCCCCAGACAACAAATTCCCAGCCATCTACGGAGAAAGGGCCAGGGCCAAAGTCGCCCTAAGGGGAGATTTTGACCACTTTGAAGATTTCCTAAACAAAAAAATCTTTGCCGGCGACCCAATTATAAACCTGGGTATAAATATCAGCGATCAAGACTTTGGTAGGATGATTTTAAGGGGCAAGAAAATTTTTAGGGATAAAGATGAATATGGTATAGAATTTAGCCTTTCCATGCCTATTTGCGACAAGGATTATGTCCTAAAACAAATCGAGGAAAACGCCCTTGGTCTTAAAGTAAGTCTAATATCCTACGAAAAAGCCTTCCTAGAAGATAAAAATTCTGCCCTAGTGAGAATTTTAAATGATGCCTATAATGATTTTGTAGGTGCAAATGAAAAGCCAACCACAACCACAGGCATGACCTATGCTCATTTTTGCCCAAATATAATTCCTTTTGGCCCATCATTCCCAGGTCAAAACGGAATTGCCCACCTCCCAAACGAGTGGATGGACATAGACGATTTGATAAAATGTGCAAAAATCTACGCCTACGCCTTTTATAAAATAAACGAAAATTTCAATAAAGGAGAATAA
- a CDS encoding M42 family metallopeptidase — protein sequence MDLGKFKSLASLPGLSSFEDRVVSHLEKNLDAKDLEIQKDGIGSLIVKKKTKESKNPLKLMFATHIDEIGFLVEDFRGNFLKLRPVGSTWTHLVVGQIYQLINKDGKRYFGVISSPATHGRSQEEKSKTLSQDELYLDLGLEDGDFDKLNIGIGDEVVPYAPDLDLANDKFFLEKAIDNRISAYLGEEVLACDLKNKTDLYWAFTVQEEPGLRGARTVTDVIRPDLAFAIDTTLAGDTIFDKNSVKLGGGLVLSFIDSNSIAHRGLMRWVENLCEANHIKYQYAVFNKGGTDSGNIHKSLDGIINMSLSIPVRYMHTNHTLANTDDVDSCLRLVKIIIENLDEKEFEKIKDLQ from the coding sequence ATGGATTTAGGAAAATTCAAATCCCTAGCAAGCCTTCCCGGCCTAAGCTCTTTTGAAGATAGGGTCGTAAGTCACTTAGAAAAAAACCTAGATGCTAAGGACCTAGAAATTCAAAAAGACGGGATAGGCAGCCTAATAGTAAAAAAGAAAACTAAGGAATCTAAAAATCCTCTAAAACTCATGTTTGCAACCCACATAGATGAAATTGGGTTCTTAGTAGAAGATTTTAGGGGCAATTTTTTGAAACTAAGACCAGTTGGTTCTACCTGGACCCACTTGGTTGTAGGGCAAATTTATCAGTTGATAAATAAGGATGGAAAAAGATATTTTGGAGTCATCTCCTCTCCAGCAACCCACGGCAGGAGCCAAGAAGAGAAATCCAAAACCCTAAGTCAAGATGAACTCTACCTGGATTTGGGTTTGGAAGATGGGGATTTTGATAAATTAAATATAGGGATTGGAGATGAGGTAGTTCCCTATGCTCCAGACCTTGACCTTGCCAACGATAAATTTTTCCTAGAAAAGGCCATCGATAATAGGATTTCTGCCTACCTTGGAGAAGAGGTTTTAGCCTGTGACCTTAAGAATAAAACCGATCTCTACTGGGCCTTTACAGTCCAGGAAGAACCAGGTCTTAGAGGCGCTCGCACAGTTACAGATGTCATTCGTCCAGACCTTGCCTTTGCCATTGACACCACCCTTGCAGGTGATACTATTTTTGACAAAAACTCAGTCAAACTCGGTGGTGGCCTTGTTCTTTCCTTTATAGATTCAAACTCCATTGCCCACAGGGGACTCATGCGTTGGGTGGAAAATTTGTGTGAAGCTAATCATATAAAATACCAATATGCCGTCTTTAACAAGGGTGGAACAGATTCTGGCAATATCCATAAGTCCCTAGATGGAATTATAAATATGAGCCTATCCATTCCGGTAAGATATATGCACACCAACCACACCCTAGCCAACACAGACGATGTAGATAGTTGCCTAAGGCTAGTAAAAATAATTATCGAAAACCTAGATGAAAAAGAATTTGAAAAAATTAAGGATTTGCAATGA
- a CDS encoding GrdB-related putative oxidoreductase produces MKVLMIFDQGLAGAGGKSNPNQELAIAKGGIGSALMLKPHFDKVSATIVATLYCGNEYFLNHKKEVVIKMTKMAEKIKPDIVVCGPCFNFEDYALMSAEIAQSIKENTDISVVAMMSKENEATITNFKDKVDILKMPKKGGTGLSESFDNLASYIDSKVNGGEINKDHLY; encoded by the coding sequence ATGAAAGTTTTAATGATCTTTGATCAGGGTTTGGCTGGTGCTGGTGGGAAATCAAATCCCAACCAGGAACTAGCTATAGCAAAGGGCGGAATTGGTTCTGCCCTTATGCTAAAACCCCATTTTGATAAAGTTTCCGCTACAATAGTAGCAACCTTATACTGTGGCAACGAATATTTTCTAAACCACAAAAAAGAAGTAGTAATAAAAATGACCAAGATGGCTGAAAAAATAAAACCAGACATAGTTGTTTGTGGGCCATGTTTTAACTTTGAAGACTATGCCCTAATGTCAGCTGAAATTGCACAAAGCATAAAAGAAAACACCGATATTAGTGTAGTAGCAATGATGTCTAAAGAAAACGAAGCTACCATTACAAACTTCAAAGACAAGGTCGACATCCTAAAGATGCCAAAAAAAGGTGGAACAGGACTTAGCGAAAGTTTTGACAACCTAGCTAGCTATATAGATAGCAAGGTCAATGGTGGAGAAATAAATAAGGACCACTTATATTAA
- a CDS encoding PTS sugar transporter subunit IIC, translating to MLKKLDSFLSPIANALSKNKILSAIRDGFLITTPIVIIGSLFLLIANFPINGYEEFMAGIFGEGWDAYLGRVTSIAFDCIALLSSFSIGYCYAREKGLADRVSAAAVALVSFLIVTPQQHPDFVNIEDSEKVFRGFSFGNFGTAGIFLSMIVAIISVSIFTWAIKKKLVIKLPDGVPPAVMDSFAALIPAALSMIFFFVINIIISHTSYEYLHNLIYQVLQAPLVGLGRFALFEVIYQFLSTLFWFFGINGPAVTNTVFSPIHKALTLENYEAAQAGLKMTNIFTAGFSDFFCNFGGGGSTLGLVIMMAFLAKSERMKVLGRLSLPAGIFGINEPIIFGLPIVLNPIMIIPFILSPIANTVIAYLATIAGFIPITSGIQLPWTTPIGFSGYLITGTFSAVILQIGLLALNMAIYYPFMKLLDNQYLEEEKNKVEEVDEIDSLSFDDLSLD from the coding sequence ATGTTAAAAAAACTTGATTCTTTCCTATCCCCTATTGCCAACGCCTTATCAAAAAACAAAATTTTAAGTGCGATTAGAGACGGTTTCTTAATTACAACACCAATTGTAATTATCGGTTCTTTATTTTTACTAATTGCCAACTTCCCAATAAACGGCTATGAAGAATTTATGGCTGGTATTTTTGGTGAAGGTTGGGATGCTTATCTTGGCAGAGTAACATCTATAGCCTTTGACTGTATAGCCCTACTATCATCATTTTCTATTGGTTATTGCTACGCTCGTGAAAAAGGCCTAGCTGATAGGGTATCTGCAGCAGCAGTTGCCCTAGTATCCTTCTTGATAGTAACACCACAACAACACCCAGACTTCGTAAACATAGAAGATTCTGAAAAAGTATTCCGTGGTTTCTCTTTTGGAAACTTTGGTACAGCTGGTATCTTCCTATCAATGATAGTAGCAATCATATCTGTAAGCATTTTTACTTGGGCAATTAAGAAAAAACTTGTAATCAAACTACCTGATGGTGTTCCACCAGCAGTAATGGATTCTTTCGCAGCCCTAATACCTGCAGCCCTATCAATGATATTCTTCTTTGTGATAAATATCATCATTTCTCATACATCCTATGAGTACCTACACAACTTAATTTACCAAGTACTTCAAGCACCACTAGTTGGCCTTGGAAGATTTGCCCTATTTGAAGTTATATACCAATTCTTATCAACCCTATTCTGGTTCTTTGGTATTAACGGCCCTGCTGTTACAAACACAGTATTCTCACCAATCCACAAGGCACTTACCCTTGAAAACTACGAAGCAGCCCAAGCTGGTCTAAAAATGACAAACATCTTCACAGCTGGATTCTCAGATTTCTTCTGTAACTTCGGTGGTGGTGGATCAACACTTGGTCTTGTAATAATGATGGCATTCTTAGCTAAATCTGAAAGAATGAAAGTTTTAGGTAGACTATCTCTACCAGCAGGTATCTTTGGAATTAACGAACCAATCATCTTTGGTCTACCAATAGTATTAAACCCAATTATGATAATTCCATTTATCCTATCACCTATTGCAAACACAGTTATAGCTTATCTTGCAACTATCGCAGGTTTCATTCCTATAACATCTGGTATCCAACTACCTTGGACAACTCCAATAGGTTTCTCAGGCTACCTAATCACAGGTACCTTCTCTGCAGTAATCTTGCAGATAGGTTTACTTGCACTCAACATGGCAATCTACTACCCATTCATGAAACTACTAGATAACCAATACCTAGAAGAAGAAAAGAATAAAGTAGAAGAAGTTGACGAAATCGACTCCCTATCATTTGATGATTTAAGCCTAGATTAA
- a CDS encoding PTS sugar transporter subunit IIB translates to MKKFYLFCNAGMSTSLLASKMQKVADQNNLPIEVKAFPDSEMDTIINSENPDAILLGPQVRHIYEKTKEKYGPLGKVIMPINPDDYGTMNGERVLKAAILEYKKNGGK, encoded by the coding sequence ATGAAAAAATTTTATTTATTTTGCAACGCTGGTATGTCTACAAGCCTACTCGCAAGCAAAATGCAAAAAGTAGCCGACCAAAATAACTTGCCTATAGAAGTAAAGGCTTTCCCTGATTCTGAAATGGATACAATAATCAATTCAGAAAATCCGGATGCCATCCTCTTAGGCCCACAAGTACGCCATATTTATGAAAAAACAAAAGAAAAATACGGCCCACTTGGCAAGGTTATAATGCCAATTAATCCTGATGATTACGGCACAATGAACGGCGAGAGAGTCCTCAAAGCAGCAATCTTAGAATACAAGAAAAACGGAGGTAAATAG
- a CDS encoding RDD family protein — protein MSKKSKIKIEEDTKTEYFIKRVFAYMIDWYISAVFLNLAIRLSLIFTGLGDEYGALVTRSNKADAIIIVMSLIIAFIYYVLIPYTSKTTSTIMNKVMKFEIVNMDGSKPSLLTLTKRYFLGCFLLQGILYSPFNTIIQTIFQHINHSGTKSFDIILASAMTLIIAYSSYMALKDKNTHQTVQDKISNTYVRKRK, from the coding sequence ATGAGTAAAAAATCTAAAATAAAAATTGAGGAAGACACAAAAACTGAATATTTTATTAAAAGAGTCTTTGCTTACATGATAGATTGGTACATCTCGGCTGTGTTCTTAAACTTAGCCATCAGACTAAGCTTGATTTTTACAGGACTTGGAGATGAATACGGAGCCTTAGTTACTAGGAGTAATAAGGCAGATGCAATAATAATTGTTATGTCACTAATAATAGCCTTTATATACTATGTACTAATCCCTTACACTTCTAAAACTACCTCCACTATCATGAACAAGGTTATGAAATTTGAAATAGTAAATATGGACGGAAGCAAACCTAGCCTTTTAACCTTAACTAAAAGGTATTTCCTAGGATGTTTCCTCCTTCAAGGCATATTGTATTCGCCTTTTAACACCATAATTCAAACCATATTTCAACACATAAACCACAGTGGAACCAAGAGTTTTGATATAATCCTAGCTTCCGCTATGACCCTTATAATAGCTTATTCATCCTATATGGCCCTAAAAGATAAGAATACTCATCAGACTGTTCAAGACAAGATTTCAAACACTTATGTAAGAAAAAGGAAGTAA
- a CDS encoding PTS lactose/cellobiose transporter subunit IIA yields the protein MEDLELICFQIISHAGTAKSNYIEAMTKAREGDFKRASELIEEGVESYRLAHKAHSSLITEEASGNKVEVGLLLMHAEDQLITTEVIKLMAEENIQLIKEIRKIDE from the coding sequence ATGGAAGATTTAGAATTGATTTGCTTTCAAATCATCTCGCACGCAGGCACAGCCAAATCAAATTATATAGAGGCTATGACCAAGGCAAGAGAAGGTGATTTTAAAAGAGCTTCAGAATTAATTGAGGAAGGGGTTGAGTCTTATAGGCTTGCCCACAAGGCCCACTCTTCCCTAATTACAGAAGAAGCATCTGGTAATAAGGTAGAAGTAGGCTTGCTCCTAATGCACGCCGAAGACCAACTAATAACAACGGAGGTGATAAAATTAATGGCTGAAGAAAATATTCAGCTGATAAAAGAAATTAGGAAAATCGATGAGTAA
- a CDS encoding N(4)-(beta-N-acetylglucosaminyl)-L-asparaginase: MYALIGTWRMSLEGIEKSLKDLENGKSAADAMTQTIKEVEDFPYFKSVGYGGLPNENMEVELDSAFMDGTNFNFGAVAGVKNIKNPIAVARDLSKFDANNFLVGAGAEKYADQNGFERVNMLTDRAKIHYKNRIYQEKKLAMERDLKPYIGHDTVGVCALDKDGNIACGTSTSGLFMKKPGRVGDSPVIGSGLYADSEVGAATATGLGEDLMKGCISYEIVRLMKEGKNVQDACDQAVNNLDKILKKKRAKSGDLSVVAIDKDGNFGVATNIDGFSFVYGGENQEAKVYLCYRENDKTLYKEASSDWLDDYMKTRTTPLKLLEEE, from the coding sequence ATGTACGCTTTAATCGGAACTTGGAGGATGTCCCTTGAAGGCATAGAAAAAAGCTTAAAAGATTTGGAAAATGGCAAAAGTGCAGCAGATGCCATGACCCAAACCATAAAAGAAGTTGAAGACTTTCCCTATTTTAAATCTGTAGGTTACGGTGGTTTGCCAAATGAAAATATGGAAGTTGAGCTAGACTCAGCCTTTATGGACGGTACTAATTTTAACTTTGGTGCTGTTGCAGGTGTGAAAAATATTAAAAACCCAATCGCTGTCGCAAGGGACTTGTCAAAATTTGATGCCAACAACTTTTTGGTAGGAGCTGGAGCAGAAAAATACGCCGACCAAAACGGTTTTGAAAGGGTAAACATGCTCACAGATAGGGCGAAAATCCATTACAAAAACCGTATCTACCAAGAAAAAAAATTAGCCATGGAAAGAGATCTAAAACCCTATATAGGTCACGATACTGTTGGAGTTTGTGCCCTTGATAAGGACGGCAACATCGCCTGTGGCACATCTACAAGTGGACTTTTTATGAAAAAGCCAGGCAGGGTTGGCGATAGTCCTGTAATTGGATCGGGTCTTTATGCAGACAGTGAAGTTGGAGCCGCCACAGCCACAGGTCTTGGAGAAGACCTTATGAAAGGTTGTATCTCATACGAAATCGTAAGGCTAATGAAAGAAGGAAAAAATGTCCAAGACGCTTGTGATCAAGCAGTGAACAATTTGGATAAAATCCTAAAGAAAAAAAGGGCCAAAAGTGGTGACCTATCGGTAGTAGCCATTGACAAAGACGGGAATTTTGGCGTAGCAACCAACATTGACGGCTTCTCCTTTGTTTATGGAGGAGAAAACCAAGAGGCCAAGGTCTATCTCTGCTATAGAGAAAATGACAAAACCCTCTACAAAGAAGCAAGCTCCGATTGGCTTGATGACTATATGAAAACCAGGACTACACCACTAAAATTATTGGAAGAAGAATAG
- a CDS encoding BglG family transcription antiterminator: protein MIETRLKQIFDYLTLDYDYHTSKEIGEVMELSSKTIRKEINQLNSVIKDKGAIVESKPGKGFIFTIKDKDKFKLFLKNDWYKYAYYQEEDGDKNLRYINILKTFLFSNSYIKQFELAETFHVSESQINKDLPIVRQILETYNLNLVARPYYGMKVEGSEKNIRLAIKNEIGEDPLLFEGDVNRDLFKKIQDIIEEMDFGDDYYMPYVNFKNLVIHIYISILRIKQKKYISLSKDFEKKVDSTKEYKIAKIIVDELEDKLEIKIPKEELVYITMHLIAKNTIRDQEKISTEILELSQSIIDEIYKVSKYDFRANIDFYFSLAIHLSPLANRIKYGFDMKNPILDDIKENKISYLLATIGANVINEKYHTKLSEDEVGYISLHIMAAMNSNSVNQKKILIICGSGNSSAQIMKAQLNRQFKEKIDSLDTTDLRSLKNLDLKKYDLIISSIKLDYDLEIPVVYVDIIFSQNDLDNLKLAFEDKRLAKIYDLFNNSIFIRTSQFKNKLEILKYISECIEEKSAMNKDLALKQLKQREDMGYTLFNQIAIPHILDQVDGDSYSIIIFLDNPVKWNESCARLVYSLIIGKELADMSLYYEKLGLFLSNHKSVTRALEANNQMDFMNIFLNI from the coding sequence ATGATTGAGACAAGACTAAAACAAATATTTGACTACCTAACTCTTGACTACGACTACCATACGTCTAAAGAGATAGGCGAAGTGATGGAATTATCTTCTAAAACTATAAGAAAGGAGATAAACCAACTAAATTCAGTAATTAAAGATAAGGGAGCGATAGTTGAATCCAAGCCTGGTAAAGGTTTTATCTTTACAATCAAGGATAAGGATAAATTCAAGCTCTTTTTGAAAAACGACTGGTACAAATATGCCTACTACCAGGAAGAAGATGGAGATAAAAACTTAAGATATATAAATATCCTAAAGACCTTCCTCTTCTCAAATTCCTATATCAAGCAGTTTGAACTAGCCGAAACCTTTCATGTAAGCGAATCCCAAATCAATAAGGACCTGCCTATCGTAAGGCAAATTTTAGAAACTTACAACCTAAACCTTGTAGCAAGACCCTACTACGGTATGAAAGTAGAGGGTAGCGAAAAAAATATAAGGCTTGCTATAAAAAACGAAATCGGAGAAGATCCCCTCCTCTTCGAAGGAGATGTAAATAGGGACCTCTTTAAAAAAATCCAAGATATTATCGAAGAAATGGACTTCGGCGATGACTATTACATGCCTTATGTAAACTTCAAAAACCTAGTCATCCACATTTATATATCAATATTAAGGATTAAGCAAAAGAAATATATAAGCCTAAGTAAGGATTTTGAAAAAAAGGTCGACTCTACAAAAGAATACAAAATAGCAAAAATAATTGTAGATGAACTTGAAGATAAACTTGAGATTAAAATCCCAAAAGAAGAACTAGTCTATATCACCATGCACCTAATAGCCAAAAATACAATAAGAGACCAAGAAAAAATATCCACAGAAATCCTCGAACTATCTCAAAGTATAATCGATGAAATCTACAAGGTCTCCAAATACGATTTTAGGGCAAATATAGACTTCTACTTCTCCCTCGCCATCCACCTAAGCCCCTTGGCAAATAGGATAAAATACGGTTTTGACATGAAAAACCCAATCCTAGATGACATCAAAGAAAACAAAATATCCTACCTTTTGGCAACAATCGGGGCAAATGTGATAAACGAAAAATACCACACAAAACTATCAGAAGATGAGGTTGGCTACATATCCCTCCACATAATGGCAGCTATGAATTCCAACTCTGTAAACCAAAAGAAAATACTCATAATCTGTGGTTCTGGCAACTCCTCAGCCCAGATAATGAAAGCCCAGCTAAACAGGCAATTTAAAGAAAAAATAGATAGCCTAGATACAACTGACCTAAGAAGCCTAAAAAACTTAGACCTAAAAAAATACGACCTAATCATTTCATCAATAAAACTAGACTACGACTTGGAAATTCCTGTGGTTTATGTTGATATAATATTTTCTCAAAATGATTTGGATAATTTAAAGCTAGCTTTTGAAGACAAAAGGCTTGCAAAAATCTACGACTTGTTCAATAATTCTATCTTTATAAGAACTAGTCAGTTTAAAAACAAGTTGGAAATCCTAAAATATATATCAGAATGCATCGAAGAAAAATCTGCAATGAACAAAGACCTTGCCCTTAAGCAATTGAAACAAAGGGAAGATATGGGTTATACCTTGTTTAACCAAATAGCCATCCCCCACATCCTAGACCAGGTTGATGGAGATTCCTATTCCATAATTATTTTCTTAGACAATCCTGTAAAATGGAACGAATCATGCGCCAGACTAGTTTATTCCCTAATTATAGGTAAGGAACTAGCTGATATGAGCCTATATTACGAAAAACTCGGCTTGTTTTTATCAAACCACAAGTCAGTCACAAGGGCTCTTGAAGCAAATAACCAAATGGACTTTATGAACATATTCTTAAACATTTAA
- a CDS encoding sugar O-acetyltransferase, translated as MKNYENLKAGKLFKTDSYLVEKLTTCWKKLVKLNMETDREERNKICKEIFGSFGKSTVLSPFRCDYGENVFIGDNSFINFNVSMVDLGKIKIGNRVLIGPGTGLFTAIHPIDPEIRATGIEKGADISLEDDVWIDGNVTILPGVTIGEGSIIGAGSVVTKDIPQMSIAIGNPAKVVREITEEDKKYWQKEYKNYLEEVGE; from the coding sequence ATGAAAAACTACGAAAATTTAAAAGCAGGCAAACTTTTTAAGACAGATTCCTACCTAGTCGAAAAACTCACAACCTGCTGGAAAAAATTAGTAAAATTAAATATGGAAACAGACAGAGAAGAAAGAAACAAAATCTGTAAGGAAATCTTTGGATCCTTTGGCAAATCAACAGTCCTCTCACCCTTCAGGTGTGACTACGGAGAAAATGTCTTTATAGGAGACAATTCTTTTATAAACTTCAACGTCTCCATGGTAGACCTGGGGAAAATTAAAATAGGAAACAGGGTCCTCATAGGCCCAGGCACTGGACTTTTCACCGCAATCCACCCCATAGATCCAGAAATAAGAGCCACAGGCATAGAAAAAGGAGCCGACATAAGCCTAGAAGACGACGTTTGGATAGACGGAAACGTCACCATCCTCCCAGGAGTCACTATAGGAGAAGGATCCATAATAGGAGCAGGATCAGTAGTCACCAAAGACATACCTCAAATGTCCATAGCAATTGGAAACCCCGCCAAAGTCGTAAGGGAAATAACAGAAGAAGACAAGAAATATTGGCAAAAAGAATACAAAAATTATCTTGAAGAAGTTGGGGAATAA